Genomic window (Pelodiscus sinensis isolate JC-2024 chromosome 17, ASM4963464v1, whole genome shotgun sequence):
GCTGGTTTCTGCTTACAAAGTTCAGTGAGACCAGCTAGTAGCGTAGGATTGACATATAGGTTCAGGTAATCCTTAGCAGCTTGTCCAACTGGAATTGGCTCAATAATCACTGGAAAGAATATCCATGTGAGCTGAATTAATGCAGAACAATTTACTTATAGTGTTAAATCACTTTCCTTCAAATGTTTAATAAACTGGTTGTATTTTCCTTGTAATTGATAATACCATTTGTATGGCTTCTCTGCAAGACATATATCAGGGATTGGCAACCAGGAACCGTGAGTGGGCCACGTGAGTGcctctccttcacctcagtgggctgcagcagtcTGCGGCCCATGGGGGTTCCActcaggagtggcctgaggcaggctgcagcagctggcgccctaggtggaAGGCGCAACTGGCACCCCTGCTTgtatggccgtcaatggccgtgatgtcatcatcgggcacccaggCCGGTGGCGCTCTAGGCAACTCTCTGGTTTGCCTAGGCTCCCGGGCCGCCGCTGGTTCTAcctacagccccacagctcccctacctgccctccttcccccaagagcctcttgcacactggggcaccagagccccactCTTAcatgctccttccctgccctcccagcacttttggagcacatGAATCACCTGATTTGCACTCTGGCTCCACTCCTCACCCTTCTTCTCAGAGCTGGAACACTGCAAACAGCTCACAGTGTTCCAGCTCtgtgagggaggaagaggagtggggacaaAGCATGAACCTGTCAATTTGCAGCTCCTCTGAAAGTGGAGGGAGTAAGGGGAAAAACAGGAAAGTGAATGGCTCCAGTGCCCTGGTGTgtgagaggtgtggggggaggagggaagccaaGGGGTCCGTGAGCCACAGTGGACCGAAGGTGGCTCACAGGCTGAACGATGCCCACTAACATACACCATGGCATAGAACTACTGTAGTGTGTTGCTCCCAAAGCAATTCTAAGAAGGATGAAGCTCCTGGATACTATGTCTGTGGTGATCGTACACTAGTGGTGTTTGGTCCCGGGAAAGAAAAACACCCTAATAGCAGGTTGGGGCAatttgggggagaggaagatcTAAGACCAATTGAGGACCTACCTGCTTCACTGAATATTTATTGGGCAAAGAAGAGCCCATTGGGAGCTACTTCTCCAAtgtccccccactgctgtggagTTGATTCTTGTAACCCTGAAGAACCTACATCAGATATTGCATTTTTATTGTGGGACAAAGGCCAGGAGGCATAATGGTTTAAATGGGATATGAAGAGAGAAAATGCATCATCTTCAGGGGAAAGGCAAACTAACATTCACACTAAATAAAGACCTGCAACAAGCTTTGAGACAGGTTTTTAAGTTGTTTGAATTCTATTTAAACATACCTCCAAACTCAGGACCACATGCTACTCCACTCTGGTTTTCTGGCAGAGTGGCTATGAAACTCCATGAGTATTTAATAATAGATTTGCCTTAGAATCATTCCCTTGAAAATTATGTCATCTTTCCCCTAAACCTATGGAACATGCAAATGCCTTTGTCCATACCCATTAGAACTTGGCTCCTGAACTGTACTGCTCTGTAATCCTCCATCAGTAGATGAACATGAATCCCCGTAACCCAATCTCAGATCAACAGTAGCTCTAGGGCAGATTTTCACTTGGAAAGCCATTCTACTTCCAGTGAAACATGCTGAAATGAAGTAGCTTCATGATCCCTCCCATTCCTTGAATTTGCCTGTCCCAATTCCAGTGCCATAAAGGGGCATTTGCAGTATCTGTGAGGCAGAAGGGAAATTAATTCCAAACCACTGCAATTTGGGTAGCTCTTAAAATAGATTTTGCTATTTTCTGCTCCACATGGTACAGCAGCTCAGCCATAGTGTAGTTAGTCAATTCTAAACATTTTTCAAACCTTCTTTCTGAGCCTTGGTTCTATATTGAATGTTTGGCTACAAACAGGTAATGGTAAGAATAGGGATGGGGCCACATACCACCAAAGATGATTTGCAGTTTAAAGGCAAATAATAACTCAGTACCTTCAGGAAACATGAATCTAATTTCTCTTTCTGCTGAAGAAAATTTGATACTGCCATGAACTGCATTCCTCAGATCGTCTGTCCCATAGATTGCTCTTAAACTAAAAGCAACAGAGAGAAGTGTTGGATGGTTCTCTCAGAttaaggttgtggaatcccatttaaaaagttaaccagttaaacggtatgtttaactacttaaccagGATTCCATggtgggggactgctccagcctgggggaCCACCATGCCGCAGGCCGGACTGGCTGCTTGGGCCAGGCCCATCACGCTGTGCCACTGgcgaggggctgctctgggcaaGCCAGGCCAAATCTGCCACATTGTTGCaacaggtggctgctccagcctggctgggccatcTGCAATGTGCGCTGCTCCAGCCAGGATGGGCTCAGCCCACTGCAACATGCcacaggtggagggctgctccggCTGGGTCGGGCAGGGCCCACCACACCACGCTGTGGGTACTGCTCTGGCCAAGCCAGGCTGCCAATTAACTATTTAATCCAGTAAGAATGCCAGTAAGGCAAATgctttactggttaaccagttaacccgtTACATCcctatctcaggctatgtctagactgcaggcttctttcgaaagaagcttttccagaagagatcttctgaagaaccttcttctgaaagagagcgtctagacagcaaaagcgcatcgaaaaagcgttctgctttttcaaaaggtagcgtccacactgaatggaggcTATCTTGCAtctaagctgtgattactatggacggagtgccACCAGGGTAACTGTGCTTtatcccctttcctcttctttcaaaagaactccctcttccccatctacacacatctttttccaaaaaagctctttcggaaaaaggcgttcttccttgtaaaaagaggaATACTGTTGTTGGAAAAACctttctgttcttttgactttttcccaaaagaatgcaattgcagtgtggaaaattccaaaaaaccctctgcagtatagacatatcctcagataCCTACAACGTATTTACTTTCTCACTAAGATTGTAATAAATACAAAAAGTTAGATCGAattaacacaatttttttcttttttctgccaTAATTTCAAAATGTAAAGGATTGGCCCCAACTTTTATTAATTTTGTACAGTAAAGGTAAAATCCTCACCCTAGcgaagtcagtggcaaaaatcccactgacttcagtgaagccacAATTTGACCCTAAATCTCTTCTTTGGTAATTTACCTGTCAGGATGTGTTTCCTTAGCTCTTATGCTATTTGATGGTCCAATCAACTCTTTCCAGAAAGCGATAGCATTATGTCTGGCAAGAACCATAGCAACTAAAGGCCCAGAACTCATATACGCTGTTAAATTAGGAAAAAACATTTTGCCATATTGTTCTGCATAAAAGTTACTGCATTGCTCTGGGCTTAATTGGAGCTTTCGTttctaaaaaagaaagaaaaagtaagCATCTATTTTAATCATATATTGTATGAATTGTAAACATATATTGTACTGGATGAAAAACACATAGATTTGCGTTAAAATGCTATATTACAGAATTTATATTTTCTAGCACTTGCAATGAATtataactcttcactttcttacATTAAGTGATTCATCAGCAGCCATTATGTCTTCACTAAAACATGCTGAAAAGTGACAAAATGGTATTGTGGGTCTCCTGTTTGTGTCTTAGTAGTTTCCACACAGAATCTGAGAAACATAAAAGTAAACATACAAATTCTTTTACTAACTGCCAACCCTACAAGCTCAACTGGCCTCTAAAAGACAAGTTACTATCTGAGACAGAAAAAACATAATAAATATTCTGCAAATGGACGTGTCAATTTCTGGTGATCATGTACAACTGGCATAGAATTCAGCTAATTCTCCCAGAGATGAATTGGTTATGCAGTGTTTACAGTAAATTAAAAAGATATAAATCAGAATACAACAAaaagcaggtcatctcagtaagaAGATGCCATTTTTGTCAATTTTCTAACAATAAACATACTATAGCATTTTTAAATTGATGTTTGACTTAATGCACTATTATTATTATAAAAAGAAGCTGAATGCATTATCAGTAGTCTGTGACTTAATTATTCAGTTCACCAGTACTATTTTGCACTTTTATGCAATCTTCACTTCCTCCAAAACCACTAACTGAAGAGCCATTGTATTTTTCATCCAAAGATATACATTTGAATgtattaaatttaattaaattaaacaaCTAACTAGGTTGCAAGTATCAATTATCAGTAGCAGATTTTCAGTGGGGACAGAGTAAGCCTACATCATTCaccaaagaaagaaagcaaaaagAAATTAAAGGAAAATTAGTTCCCTTTTGAGTCCAACCCTCTGAGATACTCACCACCTTCAATGACTATTGACTTTAATATTGAAGTCCCTGGGCACCCAGCAGGAACTTTAAGCACCATACACTACCAAGTCTCAGATTTTATTTTGGTGAAATTTGATGCATTATATGTAAAGCAAATAAATATATGTTTGGAAAAAAATGATTGATGTGCTAAAAATGATATGTacaaatattattatttaaaaaaatatgaaagtaAAGCTTTCCAGTCCTTATTCCATCAAAAGTCCACAGTACAATATACTCTTTTAGTAGCTGAAATATAATGGGCTGAGAAGGAACATTCCATTTGAGCAGAATAAAAGGGTTTACTTG
Coding sequences:
- the NME5 gene encoding nucleoside diphosphate kinase homolog 5 isoform X2; translated protein: MAADESLNKRKLQLSPEQCSNFYAEQYGKMFFPNLTAYMSSGPLVAMVLARHNAIAFWKELIGPSNSIRAKETHPDSLRAIYGTDDLRNAVHGSIKFSSAEREIRFMFPEVIIEPIPVGQAAKDYLNLYVNPTLLAGLTELCKQKPADPLVWFADWLIEHNPNKPRLRQQMTVEEP
- the NME5 gene encoding nucleoside diphosphate kinase homolog 5 isoform X1; this encodes MQALMPEPQIYVERTLALIKPDVIDKEEEIEDIILRSGFTIVQKRKLQLSPEQCSNFYAEQYGKMFFPNLTAYMSSGPLVAMVLARHNAIAFWKELIGPSNSIRAKETHPDSLRAIYGTDDLRNAVHGSIKFSSAEREIRFMFPEVIIEPIPVGQAAKDYLNLYVNPTLLAGLTELCKQKPADPLVWFADWLIEHNPNKPRLRQQMTVEEP